The sequence below is a genomic window from Pseudorca crassidens isolate mPseCra1 chromosome 7, mPseCra1.hap1, whole genome shotgun sequence.
TGAGGATGACAGAATCctggttttcttctttatctcGGGACCCGATGGAGCTCTTCCGTGGCATCAGTACTCAACCCTTCTTTGAACTACACTGTGCTGCCTTAAAAGTGTTCACGGTAGGCATCCTCTTTTCCATGCCTTCTGGGACTCTGCCAGTTCAACACATGCGTGCTTAAAGTGAGCCAGTCTCTCTGCCATGCCCTGGGGATGCACAAGTGCATAGGAAGTTTCTgccctctactattattgtagaCTAATTAGGGAGACAAATATGTAAGCAAATGGTTTCAGTAAAAGGTATTAGGTGCTGTGGCAAAATGTTCAAGGGTGCTGTGGGATCACAGAATTAATTCCGCATTCCTTATCTGCCATCAAGCAAGCCCTCGCTACCTTAGCCCTGGTTTCCCTCAGCCTTATTTCCTGCCATTCGCTTCTGGCACTGGCAGCTCTAGTGATAGCAGACTGCTTGCTTCATATCTCTGGACCCTCGTGTACACTCTACATTCAACACTCTTCCCTGACTTTGCTTGTTAACCTCTTATTTATTCTTCAAGGACTAAGTCGGGTGTCTCTTCAGCAAGCTTTGCCCAAACCCACAAGGTTGAGTTAAGCAGTGCTGGCTTTCCTActttgcatttattcatttattcagcaaatatttgtcgagtttcttttctttgctaGGTTCTGGGGATATAGTAGtgaacaaaagatacaaagaccTTCCATTCATGTAGCTCATCGTCTATTGAAGGACCCAAGCAGTAAATATAAAGTTAATTGTATAATTATAGTTGTGGTAAGGATCATACCTCTGTGTTCTGTTTATTACACTTtgttgaaaatgtttatttattgacCTATTCAACAGAGTTTATTGAAAATAAGAGCCATAGCTGATTTAACTTTGTAGCTTCAGCACTTGCTCTAGTTCCCTGGGCTCATAGAAATGTAGTCATCACTTTAGTAATCTTAATAATGGGATCTTGGGCAGCACGCTTGTCCTAGAGAGGGAGGGAACAAGGAGGGTGGGGGCGACAAGAGAGGGaaggctggacttccctggtggcgcagtggttaagaatccgcctgccagtgcaggggacacgggttcgagccctggtccgggaagatcccacatgccacagagcaactaaacccgtgcaccacaactactgagcctgtgctctagagcccacgagccacaactgctgagcccgtgtgctgcaactactgaagcccatgcgcctagagcccgtgctccgcaacaagagaagccaccacagtgagaaagaagcctgcgcaccgcaacaaacagtagcccccgctcgctgcaagtagagaaagcccacgcgcagcaacaaagacccaacgcagccaaaaataaagaaaatttttttaaaaagtgggaaggCTTCCCACAGGATGTGATACAGGATCTGCATCTTGAAGGGTACAGGATACCTGTCAACTTCAAGAATGTTGTTTTTAGACTGTTTCACCCTTGTCAGTAGTCACTGTGATGGTCATTTTGGCTCCTGCACTGGTATTCTcatgatttgtttttttcccactcttCTACGTTATGCTCCACTTAGCCATAGTTGTAGAGATAATTTTTGATTTACTGGTTTGGGCAGCTGTTTTTATTTCAACCCACCCATCCTCAAGTATTGTTAAGTAGGCTGATGTTTCTCAAACTGTAATgtcttgttaaaatgtagattctcatTCATTGGTTCTGGAATAGAGCCCGAGATCctgaatttctaacaagttcaCAGGTGATGCTGAAGCTGATGGCCTGCAGAACACATTTTGAGAGGAAGACATAGGCTGTAAACTTGATTGTGCCTTGTTCTTCATTAAAATATAGTAgtgaggtttttaaaaacatttttaataaacgttacttattcattatttttaaatttggaaaagaTTGAGACgtagaaattttttaaagcacatagaGTCATACCTGTTTGGTATGACTTTAAGGTGTTTCCTTTTAGTATTGGTATtagtatttatctatttattggtgtaatatttcaaacatacagtcATACCTTGCTACCTCTGCCCAATCcaattccccttcctccctctctgaaTGTAATCACTGTCATGAATTCAGGGTTTACAAGTGCACGCATGATTTTGTACTTGTACTATCTATGCATATATGCTTAaattacagtattttaaatattcttaaactTTGCAAATGGTATCGTGCTCTTCATATCATTCtgcaatttcctttttctccctaatgttatgtttttaagatttatctaTATTAAAAGAGGCAATTAGAAAGTcattagtatttcattgtatagccACAGTGTGTCAATCTCCAGTAAATGAAGATTTAGATAGCATCTATTACAAAtgatgctacaatgaacattctCAAAAATATCCTCTTATGCACATCTATGAGAGTTTCTTTAGGGTAGTCTTCTTCTCAAGTCTTTGTCTTGATTTTTCCACTGTTGTAATCATGCCATATGTATAATTTGGATCTACTTTTTTCATATAACAGATTTACTTATCCTTTATAAACTTTATTCTTAATGTTTAATTTATTATTGCTATATACCGTAATTTACTAACTCATCTTCCCACTATTAAGGATTTATAGTGTACCTTTCACAGTGTGATGAGCATCTTcgtttacagattttttaaatattttgattattttcttaagttaGAGTTTCAGGAGGGAATTTACTTGGgcaaaatgtaacatttttaagGTTCATGTTGCCAAATTTCTTTCTAAGGTTTGTGCCATCCTATTAACAAAATTAACTTAAGGCTCAGAGGAATTGTGTTCTTTCCCCCTTCTATTTCAGGCCATTGCAAACCAACCCTGGGCTCAGAAACTTATGTTTAACAGTCCAGGTTTTGTAGAATATGTGATGGACCGGTCCGTAGAGCGTGACAGAGCTTCAAAGGATGCCAAATATGAACTGGTGAAAGCACTTGCCAATTCTAAGACAATTGCAGAAATCTTTGGGAACCCAAATTATTTGAGGCTCAGAACTTACCTGAGCGAAGGTCCATACTATGTGAAACCTATTTCCACAACAGCAGTGGAAGGAGCAGAGTGATTTCTTCTAGAGTCTAGACCATTTATTGACCAAAATTTCTCCTGAGGCATTTGAATCCATCTGCATTTTACAAAACAGACTTCCCTCCCACCAGAATTATCATGGAGTGTCTAATGTAATTTTATCACCAACATTTGTTGTGTTTCTACATTGAAATTCAACGTAAAGCCAGGAAAGCAGGTAAAGTTGATCGTAATTGAACCAGATGTTTCTCAGATTCCTTTGGCTGCCTTAATCTTTGCAAGAAGATGGAAGTTTTGTTCTTCTCCCAGAAAATTTTCGTGGACTTaccatcttattttaaaatccactttAACTAAAATGGAACCAAATTGTTTCTGACTTCTTTCTATCCCCCCACTCCcttatttttttggtctgtttttccCTTCTGATTCCACTTTCAAAGTCTTGgatataaatattctttgaaaaacaagTAATATGCAATCTTAAAATTATGTTCCCTATACTAAGAATAAATACTTTTAATAAGGtctcttttgcttttttgttactattattcctttgaaaaatagataataaatcttttaaaaatgtttctagtgTTCCtcgatgcttttttttttttgctgtttatcAAGGCATCTTACTGTGTTGTGGTTTTGGGTGGGGAGGAGTGATAACATGCTAAACCAGAAAGGTCCCCaaactgttattttatttattggtggGTCATCGTTGTTGAGagctttgcttttaatttctgaGATCCATCAGGTCCATATTGAGTTGATCAGAGAGAGGGAAACTGACTCCTAATAACTAGAGTCAGAATGGAGGGGTCACTATGCCTAAACCAGGATACCACCTTACTGATTAACAAAGGATGCACTTGCTTTTCATTGACAAAAAATGTTCCCACCTGTTTTCCAGTGCTCTGCTCTCTAAACAGCAAAGTGATCACCAATCCAGAGGTTTCTACATGAATATGTTATCAGAGTGTGATGGTTCAGAATGGAGAGATAGGTTTCTTTCAAGCCATGGTGGTGATGTTGATAAACCAGCCCTGCTCTGTTACAAAATGATTCTCAAGTGACTGGAATTTTCTTGTCCCCAGATTAGTCATCTCTGTTCCGCCATCTCTGGTATCCGTGAGTCCCCTTTTTCCATCTTTCTATATGGGCCATTTTCCTACTGCTAATACcactaaatttctgttgttttcagccacctAGTCTGTCGTACTTTGTTAGGCATCTTTAGGAAACTAATAGAGTGTATACATAACATGAAATGTGTATTTGTTGCATCCCGTTTGTAAAATACTGCCTAATTAGGACTTGATGAAAATTGTTTCACAAAAAATTAGAGATCCAAGTCTTTACACTAGTGAGATTTAAGTTAATATATACTAGGTAGCTAAAACTTTTAAGTGTAATTCCACCACTCAGATTACTAAAATGTTTCATCTTACAGACAAGATGAACATTTTGTTACATTCCTTATTTAgtgttttcctttaattctgaGAATTCTCAAAAATCAGTCACAGCTGCTATCACTGAGTCATGACAGTTCCATAGAATGTGATTTTTAGAAATCCATTAATTGTAAAGAGAAACAAGACTCTTGgttataattaaatttaatgttCTCTCTTTTCTAGACAAAAggtattattttgaaaagaattatgCTACACCaacttaaatttcttaaaatgagaTCTCAATTCAATGTAGTACATCAGAGCACTAAGAACACTGCAACCTGCTGAGTATAATCAAAGATTCAGAGAAACTACATAAAACACAAGGAAGGAGGGACACTTTCTGTAACAAGGTaggaaggaatttttaaagaacacacttttaagaaaaacaaagaaatcctAATCACCATAatacatgacattattttttatggtacCCATGTGAAAAAGTTTAAAGCTGTCAAGGTATGTCAGAAGTTTGCAGGAAATGAGCCCATAGTAGGTTTCAAACAGCGTACATTCTTTCCCACTGTTAATTTCCTTCCATGCCAGGGGCATTTCGGCATCTGTAGTTTCTGAGGATGTGAAAATGAACTTAAAGCAACATCTGTTGTATCTGATGTGGCTTTTCCCAGAAAACCTTGAACTGTGTATGGGTATTAGGCCAATGGATTTAGCACAAATTCCTACAAACACATCAGCAGGCACCATAATGGGGACTTCTTTGAAAACTACGTACGTCATCCGAGCCACATCTTGGGACATAACAAAGGCCTCACCACTGCAGTAATCTGGGTAGTACTCTTCTGGGTACTCActgaaagggacaaattcttggCTATTAGGGTCTCTGTTGGGTGTATCCTGATGGATAACTCTTCCTACATAGATATCTTCAAGGTGTTCTTTCAGATTGAGGAGGTAGTCTACCAAGCTTGGTAGATTGACAAACATCTCTTCATCAACCTTGAGAATGAACTGTGCGTTAGGGCAGAAAGTCACAGCCCACTGCGTCATGGTGATAATCTTCAGAGTTTGGTTCTCAGCACTGTCCAAGAAGATTCCTTCAATTATATCATTATTCTTTTGGGACTCTTTGTCTATCTCTTGCTGGGCAGTCACCAAAACAGGCATTCCCAAAGCAAACAGTGTGAGAATGGGATGCCCTCGGACACTGGTCATGTTACCCCAGGTTTTCCTGATGAGGTCCCGCCTTGTTCCATTTCCTGGGCTACTGAAGATAAGAGAGAGCAAAAATATGTTCTTCCCTTTACACACCTCTGACTGGCTCAGGATATAGTATTTGGAAAGATTACTTCTTAGGGGCTCCATGTTCAATTTTCTTGCCTTATCCTTAATTTCAAGAACTTTCATATCTATATAAGGCAAAGCATGCAGAAAATATTCTTCCACAAAATCAGCCCCAAAAAGCAAGGCATGAAATAGAATAACATTAAACAGAATGAAACACCACTGGTGAGTCCGAAGTCTGCAGAATGTCACCTAAATAAAAGAACACACATTCAAGCTCCATCTCCATTTCTGTTTTCGTCCCCACTGAACACTATATGTACCTCTCACAACACTTAGCACTACACTGTTTTACGTGTTTATTATTTAGTTCTGTTATTTGTCTCTCCCACTATATCATGGCCCCCTGGACAGCAGGCATTATGAATAAAATGCTGGTTGTTTTCTTGCTTGGAGGAAAGCCTACTTACTATATACAAGGCACTGTGTTAGACACTGGGGAAGCAAAGAGAAATCAGACATAGACACATGGATATAAAGTAACAAGTGCCATTGTGCTAAAAGCCTACAGGAAAATATATGATATTCTTTCTGGAATTGAAGCACTTGGATCAGTTTCTTCTCTAACTACAAAGGTCAAAGGCTGTTTTTCAATGGAGTGGTAGCTTTTATTGGCCACTGAACAATGgctactatcaaacatttacattCTTCTAGTATGACTTTTCAATTTAACAATAAATTCTGACATTGTTTTGACAATGTCCCCTAATCCATCTGACGCATCTATCAATATGGGCAGATTTCTGCTAT
It includes:
- the B3GALT9 gene encoding beta-1,3-galactosyltransferase 9 — translated: MDLSRRFMSVIQSDLAPTVTFCRLRTHQWCFILFNVILFHALLFGADFVEEYFLHALPYIDMKVLEIKDKARKLNMEPLRSNLSKYYILSQSEVCKGKNIFLLSLIFSSPGNGTRRDLIRKTWGNMTSVRGHPILTLFALGMPVLVTAQQEIDKESQKNNDIIEGIFLDSAENQTLKIITMTQWAVTFCPNAQFILKVDEEMFVNLPSLVDYLLNLKEHLEDIYVGRVIHQDTPNRDPNSQEFVPFSEYPEEYYPDYCSGEAFVMSQDVARMTYVVFKEVPIMVPADVFVGICAKSIGLIPIHSSRFSGKSHIRYNRCCFKFIFTSSETTDAEMPLAWKEINSGKECTLFETYYGLISCKLLTYLDSFKLFHMGTIKNNVMYYGD